TTGGTAGAGCTGGGCAGCCAAGGTCTTGTTGGGGGAGATGATAAGGGCGGGTCTTTTTGTTTTTGCAATAACATTTGACATGGTAAAGGTTTTGCCACTTCCTGTTACGCCCAAAAGCACCTGGTTTTTAGCGCCAGACTTAAGGTTCTTTGCCAGCTTTGCTATGGCTTGCGGCTGGTCGCCGGTCGGACGGAATGTTGATTGTAGGTTAAACTGTTGCATGAAAGAAGCTATGGACGGTTTGCCTGCCCGCCGAAGCCCGAGGGCGAAGGCGGGAAATTGGAAACTAACTGAAAATCCATGCTAGAATAGAACCATGATTTCTTACCTTAAAGGAAAAGTCATAGCCCAAGGCCCAGATTATATCATAACAGAGACCGGGGGGGTAGGGTACAAGGTTTATATAGCAGAGAGCCGCCTTTCTTCTTACCCCGTGGGCAAGGAGACGGAGCTGTACTGTCATTTGCATATGAAACGAGAAGAAACCTTAGAGCTTTACGGCGTGGAGTCGCCTCAGGCGTTGGAAGTGTTTGAAACTCTAAACAATATTTCTGGTATTGGGCCAAAAGCTGCTTTGAACATTGCTTCCTTGGGTACCATGGAGCAGTTAAGGGGGGCAGTTGAAAAAGGGGATGCAAGCTATTTTGCCAAGGTTCATGGGATAGGGCAAAAAAGGATACAAAAGATTATCCTGGAGCTTACCGGAAAGCTAAAAAGCCTGGACCAACAAAAGAATGGCAGACCAGAAGAAAAAGAGGCAGTAGATGCCTTGGTTGCTTTGGGATTTTCTCGGAAAAAGGCAAAGGAAGCGCTCTCTGAGATTTCTTCTGAAATCTCCCCTGTGGAAGAACGGGTGAAACAGGCCTTACGCCACATTCGCATATCTCCTTAATGAGATTAAGGATGCCTTAACGAGAGTAAGGATAGCTTTGCATGCTGAATATTCTTAGAAAAGTTACCCCAAAGTTTCTCTTGAGCTGGTACCATTTTGTGTGGGCGTTAGCCGGGGCTTTGGTGTTCCGCTTTCCTGCCCGTGGCATGGTTGTTATTGGTGTGACAGGAACCAATGGGAAGTCTACCACTGTGGACATGATTTCCCGTATTTTTAAGGAAGCTGGTTTAAACAGCGCCTCCATGTCTTCGGTTCGTTTTCAACTGAAAGATACAGAGTGGCGAAATACCATGAAAATGACCATGCCAGGGCGTTTTGTCATCCAACAGTTCTTGCGCCAGGCAAAGACTAAGGGATGCACTCACGTGGTTTTAGAAGTGACGTCAGAAGGAATGCTCCAACATCGCCACCGCTTCATACCCTTTCACACCGCCGTCTTTACCAATCTTTCGCCAGAACACATTGAACGTCATGGTTCTTTTGAAAACTACAAGAAAACAAAAGGCAAGCTCTTTTCTCTTGCACAGGGAGTGCATGTTATCAATATAGATGATAAGCATACCCCATTCTTTCTTAAGTTCCCCGCACAAGAGATATATACCTATGGCATATATCCTAAACGAGATTTAGGAATTCCTAAATCTCGTTTGAGCACCACACATATTCAAGGAGAAGATGTGAGAGAAAATGGGGGGCTGGATTTTAAAGCGCTGGGAACTAAATTTCATTTAGGACTTCTTGGTAGGTTTAATGTGTACAATGCTTTAGCTGCAATTGCAGTGGCACGATCTCAGGGAATCTCTCTTAAAGTTTGCAAAAATGCCCTAGAGAAAATGCAGGTGGTTCCAGGAAGAATGGAAGAAGTGATTTCTTCCCCCTTTCGGGTGGTGGTAGATTACGCCTTTACCCCGGCTGCCTTAGAAAAAGTATACGAAACGCTTAAGCCCGCTTCTGGAAAGTTGCTCTGTGTTTTGGGAGCAGCCGGCGGAGGACGGGATGCTTGGAAACGCCCTATCTTGGGTAAGATTGCATTGCAACATTGCAACACAGTCATCGTAACAGATGAGGATCCGTATGAAGAAAACCCAGAGAAAATCATGGATGAGGTGATTGCGGGGGCCAAGGGAGAAGCAGAGAAGGTGCAAGATAGAAGGCAAGCTGTTGCAAAGGCATTGAGCATGGCACAAGCGGGAGACACCGTTGTTATTACCGGAAAAGGGTCTGAGGATTCCATGGCAGTTAAGGGAGGAAAGAAAATTCCTTGGGATGATAGAGAAGTGGTTAAAGAGGAGTGGACGAAACTCAAAGAACGTGGTACGCTTTGAAGGTATTATTATGCGAGAAATGATAATATTTGCCGCATTTTTCTATGACAAAACCTCTCTTTTCAAAGAGCATACGAAAGCATATTCGTTTTCAGAAGGCCCATATTCGGAGGGAGATTTTGGATTTTAAAAAGCAGCAAGAGCTTATACAAGAACTCTATCAGAGATTTGTTAGGAAACCCGAGAAGAAGGAAGAAAAGGTAAAAGAAGAACCCGCCTCATCGGCGGGGGTGCAAAAGAGGCGCAAAAAAGAAGCAGAAGCTGTTGTAAAATGAAAATACAAGACATCTACAATAAAGCTATTCAAATGGGCATAGACGCTGACTTTCGCAGCAATGAGTACGTTGCTAAGCTTTTAGAAAGAAAAAAGCAGAAGTTTGAAAAGCTTTCTGACAAAGAAAAAGAAGAGTTTGACCGAGAGTCCTTAGCCAACCCCTATTCTGACACCAGAGTTTTACATATTGCAGACGATAAGGAGATAAAGAAAGTTCTTGTCGGCATTGATATTGATGTAGCTGAACTTCTTTTAGCAAAAAAGTTGGGAGATATTGACCTTGTTATTTCGCACCATCCAATGGGTAGGGCTCTATCTGATATGCATGAAGTAATGGAGCTTCAGGCAGATGTGTTTAACCAGTATGGAGTGCCTATTAATGTTGGTGAAGCTTTAACGCGAGAAAGGATTGGAGAAGTTGAAAGAGGATTTAATCCGAGGAATAATTGGCGCGTTATTGACGCAGCAAAACTTCTAGGAATTAACCTTATATGCCTCCATACTGTTGCAGATAATATTTCTGCAAAGGTTGTGAGAGACAAGCTAGCTAAAAGCAATCCAGAACGTATAGAGGACTTGATGGGGGCCCTTGGAGAAATTGGAGAATATAAAGAAGCAATATCGCGAGGAGTAGGTCCGAGGATTTTTGTCGGTAGCTCAGAAAACCGTTGTGGTAAGATTTTAGTTGAAATGACAGGTGGCACGGAACCTTCCCCAAAGGTGTTTGAAAAGATAGCGAGCGCTGGCATTGGCACCATTGTAGGCATGCATATCGCAGAAGAAGGGAAAAAAGAAGCTGAAGCAGTTTACCTCAATGTAGTTATTGCGGGGCACATGTCTTCTGATTCTATTGGAATGAATCTAATTTTAGATGAAATGCAAAAGCAGGGAGTTGAGATTGTGTCTTGCGGAGGACTTTTTAGTGTTTCTTGAGCGAAGTAAGCTCTCGTAGTTTAACGGATAGAACGCGGGCCTCCGGAGTTCGCGATACAGGTTCAATTCCTGTCGAGAGCACCATTGATGTTTCGTTTTTCCTTCTTTCCTGGTGTGGTATAATTGGAGTATATGAAAAAGAAAACAACAAGGGCAAAAAAGTCTACCAAAGTTGCCTCAACGGTGACCCGCCGAAGAGGCGGGAAGGTGGCGCCAAAGAAAAAGAAAAATCTAGGCCCGGGGCGCTCTTCGACCTCTCGCCGCGGAGGGCTCAAGGCACGCGCCCGCGAGAGACAAGCAGTTGTCTCTCGCCCCATCGGCAGGGTTTCTCATTATTTTGACAACATCAAGGTGGCAGCCATAAAACTCAAGGCCCCCCTAAAGAAAGGAGACACCATTCGTATTGAAGGGGGGACTACCCTGGTAAAAGTAAAGATTTCTTCAATGCAAAAGAACCACAAGCCCGTGGCCTCTGCCAAGGCCAGAGACGAGATTGGCATTAAGGTTTCAAAGAAAGTCCGTGAGGGGTACCGCGTCTTTAAGGTGTAACTAAATCTCATTTAGTTGTTAACAACTAAATGAGATTTAAGCAACGTGAATCATTCTTTTGTTCTGGCGCTCTCTGTCCTGATGGGCACGATTATTGGAGCTGGTATTTTTGCTATCCCTTTTGTGGTGGCAAAGAGCGGGTTTTTGCCCGCTATTTTTTATTTCCTTGTTTTGGGG
The Patescibacteria group bacterium DNA segment above includes these coding regions:
- a CDS encoding UDP-N-acetylmuramoyl-L-alanyl-D-glutamate--2,6-diaminopimelate ligase, whose amino-acid sequence is MLNILRKVTPKFLLSWYHFVWALAGALVFRFPARGMVVIGVTGTNGKSTTVDMISRIFKEAGLNSASMSSVRFQLKDTEWRNTMKMTMPGRFVIQQFLRQAKTKGCTHVVLEVTSEGMLQHRHRFIPFHTAVFTNLSPEHIERHGSFENYKKTKGKLFSLAQGVHVINIDDKHTPFFLKFPAQEIYTYGIYPKRDLGIPKSRLSTTHIQGEDVRENGGLDFKALGTKFHLGLLGRFNVYNALAAIAVARSQGISLKVCKNALEKMQVVPGRMEEVISSPFRVVVDYAFTPAALEKVYETLKPASGKLLCVLGAAGGGRDAWKRPILGKIALQHCNTVIVTDEDPYEENPEKIMDEVIAGAKGEAEKVQDRRQAVAKALSMAQAGDTVVITGKGSEDSMAVKGGKKIPWDDREVVKEEWTKLKERGTL
- the ruvA gene encoding Holliday junction branch migration protein RuvA; protein product: MISYLKGKVIAQGPDYIITETGGVGYKVYIAESRLSSYPVGKETELYCHLHMKREETLELYGVESPQALEVFETLNNISGIGPKAALNIASLGTMEQLRGAVEKGDASYFAKVHGIGQKRIQKIILELTGKLKSLDQQKNGRPEEKEAVDALVALGFSRKKAKEALSEISSEISPVEERVKQALRHIRISP
- a CDS encoding NGG1p interacting factor NIF3 — translated: MKIQDIYNKAIQMGIDADFRSNEYVAKLLERKKQKFEKLSDKEKEEFDRESLANPYSDTRVLHIADDKEIKKVLVGIDIDVAELLLAKKLGDIDLVISHHPMGRALSDMHEVMELQADVFNQYGVPINVGEALTRERIGEVERGFNPRNNWRVIDAAKLLGINLICLHTVADNISAKVVRDKLAKSNPERIEDLMGALGEIGEYKEAISRGVGPRIFVGSSENRCGKILVEMTGGTEPSPKVFEKIASAGIGTIVGMHIAEEGKKEAEAVYLNVVIAGHMSSDSIGMNLILDEMQKQGVEIVSCGGLFSVS